Genomic DNA from bacterium:
CTTTACCTGGCTTATCAATCTGCCGGCTTTTCTCATTGTAGCTGTGACAAATCTGATGTTGTACCTCTATTCAAAAATCTTTAAAAGGATTCTGCTTGTTGGCAATATTGTTGTCGCACTCTTAACGGGACTTGTTTTCATCTTCGGTGGAGTTGTGGTTGGAAATCCTTCTGTAGCGATAATTCCAGCATTGTTTGCTTTTCTGATCAATCTTATCAGAGAAATTGTAAAGGATATGGAAGATGTTGAAGGTGACAGAAAAGCTGATGTAATTACATTTCCTACAAAGCTTGGTCTTCAGAATTCAAAGGTGTTGATTCTTGTAATAACTATTTTACTTGTGCTTTTTACACTTTATCCTTTTTTAACTCAGATGTACAACATAGAATATTTCATAGTTGTTATGTTAATTGTAAATCCTATTTTAGTCTACTCAATGAAACTGCTTTTCGAGAATGAAACGCCTGGAAGTTTGAATAAAATAAGTAATCTCTTAAAATTAAATATGGTGTTTGGTTTAATTGCTATCTACTTTGGAGTATAAGCCAGAGGCTTACAAGTGAAATCATTCGACAAAAAATATTTAAACAGCAAAGTAAAATATCTTGCCGGGGTTGATGAAGCTGGACGAGGTCCGCTTGCAGGTCCGGTTGTAGCTGCTGCTGTCATCTTCAACAAAAATACGTTTATAAAAGATGTAAATGATTCAAAGCAGTTGACCGAAAGCAAAAGAGAAGAATTATTCGATAAAATTATCTCGAAAGCTTTGGCGTATTCGGTTTCAATAATCGATCACTATGTTATCGATGAAATAAACATACTCAATGCAAGTCTATTAGCGATGAAAAAAGCAGTCGACGATTTAAAGATTAAACCGGATTTGATACTTGTTGATGGTAACAGAGCATTTCAATCGGAAATTCCGTTGATACCAATAGTCAAAGGTGATTCATTATCATTTTCGATTGCAGCAGCGTCTATTCTCGCAAAAGTTACACGAGACAGATTGATGAAAAATCTTGCAGCTCAGTATCCGGAATATTTTTGGGAACAGAACAAGGGATATCCAACAAAACAGCACAGGGATATCCTGTTGAAAATCGGTCCGAGTCCGCTCCACAGAAAAACATTTCTGAAAAATATTTTCGCCGAACAGCAGGAAATAAATTTTGCATCCGATTATTTTAATGATACTGAATTATGAAACTCGATAAGAAGGAACTTGCAAAAAGAGGAGAAGATCTTGCTGCTAAAATATTAATCGACAATGGTTATCAAATTCTTGAGCGCAACTATAGATTTAGTCACGGAGAGATTGACATAATTGCCATTGATCCAAAAAATGGATTCACAGTTTTTGTTGAAGTGAAGGCAAGGCAAAATCTTGAATTTGGCGAACCTGAATATTCAATCACAAAAAACAAACAGAAGCAGATCAGGAAACTCGCTGAACTATACCTTTATGATAAAGGAATAACTGAAATCGATTGCCGTTTTGATGTGTTTGCTATACTGTTCGAGGACCTTAATAATCCTGTTGTGAACCACTACGAGAATGCTTTTTAGTTTTCTTTATCTTTAAATGAACTAATTGATATTCTTTTATTCTATAAATAACCCTGCACCAGGTCCAACAGGTAAACCCAGTATCATCCATAAAATAAATAACAAAGTCCAGGCAAGTAAAAAGAAAAAAGAGTAGGGAAGCATTGTTGCTATTACAGTTCCAATGCCAGCTTTACTTTCGTACTTTTCGACAAAAGCTACGATAAGAGCAAAATAGGACATCATTGGTGATATAATGTTTGTAGTGCTGTCACCAATTCTATATGCGACCTGAACAAATTCCGGGGAGTATCCAAGAAGCATAAACATTGGAATAAAAACAGGAGCCATAATTGCCCATTTAGCCGATGCACTTCCCATGAAAAGATTTATAAATCCTGATACGATTATAAAACTTATCATTAAAGGTACTGCACCAAGTCCGGACGATTTCAGAAATTCAGCACCTTCTATCGCAACTATCAGTCCGATGTTTGTCCAATTAAAGTAAGCTACAAACTGAGCCGCAAAAAAAACGAGCACCATGTAAACACCAAGTGATTCAATCGATTTGCCCATACCTTTCATTACATCTGTATCGTTTTTAAATGTCTTTGCACCTATCCCAAACGCAATACCCATCAATCCAGCCCCAATAAAAATAAATGCTACAATCCCTTTCATAAAAGGTGAATTAAGCAAATCACCGGTTCCTAATTCACGAAGGAAGCCATTATCCGGGACCAGACCAATCAAAATAATAACTGTAAGTAAAATTCCCGCAATTAAGGCGTACCATAATCCCTTTTTCTCTTCTTTAGTCAGTGGATTCAGTTCTTCAGGCGCAGCTCCGCCTTCATACTTTCCTAACCTCGGCTCCACAATTTTTTCTGTTACCCAGGTTCCAGCTGCAGCAATAACAAAAGTTGAAACAAACATAAAATAATAATTACAGGCTGCGTTAACACTATAAGTAGGATCGATTATGTGTGCGGCTTCTTCTGATAAGCCTGCAAGTAACGGATCGATAGTTCCCAATAAGAGGTTTGCACTATAACCACCGCTTACTCCGGCAAAAGCCGCGGCTAAACCTGCAATTGGATGCCTTCCGACAGCAAGAAAAATTATTGCAGCCAGCGGAACTAATAAAACATAACCAACTTCACTTGCAGTATTAGATAAGATCCCGGCAAAGACTATCACGAAAGTTAAAAGTCTTTTCGGTGCTTTGATAACAAGCAGCCTTAAACCCGCACTCATTAATCCGCTTGATTCAGCTATACCTATTCCTAACATTGCTACTAACACTGTGCCGAGCGGTGCAAAACTTGTAAAGTTTGTAACCATCTTGACTATGATCATATGTAAACCTTCGACAGTTAGTAAGCTTACGGGTTTAATCGATTCACCAGTGGCTGGATGAATTACTTCAAGATTCAGTGCGCTTACAATTCCCGAAATAAAAATTATTGCAACAGCAAAAATTGCAAATAGCGTTGCAGGATGTGGGAGTGCATTTCCTACTTTTTCAATAATTGTAAGGAATTTATCTAGTAATTTTACTCTTGGTGGAGTATCTGTTGTCATTCGATTATTATAGTTTATAATGTGAAATTGAATTGAAAAAATCTATATAATTATAATTCAATATGTCAGGATAGTACTAATTATCCAAATTTCTTCCGCAACATTTTAATTTGATGAATTCAACATTTTGAATTTACAATACCGTCCATTTTCTATATTTTTACAAGACAATTAACTTAGATTGATTAAGATACATTGAATAATTTTATCACATCTGGCAAACTTTTCAATACTACAGAAAAAAGACTAACCGAATTCTTTACAATGCTCGGCGGTTTAACAAATTTTTCTATGCGATTCTTTAAAGAAGTTTTCATTCCTCCTTACGAAATTGAACAGATACGAAAGCATATGATAGAGCTTGGGATGAAAACTCTTCCGATTGTTGGAGTGACTGGTTTTATAATCGGATTGGTTATCGCAATGCAGCTTAGCCCAGTGCTCAAAAGATTTGGTGCCGAAGCATTTTTACCCGGTTCAGTTGGAATATCAATAGTTCGTGAACTTGGTCCGGTAATCTGTGCATTGATTTTTGCGGGAAGAGTCAGTTCAGGAATTGGTGCGGAACTCGGTTCAATGAGAGTTACAGAACAAATTGATGCAATGGAAGTTTCAGGAGTAAATCCTTTCAGGTATCTCGTTGTTACCAGAATTTTTGCGACTACATTTATCCTTCCAATTCTTATTGTGTACGTAATTTTCATATCTCTTATTGGCGCTTATATAGCTGTTGTCCTCGTTCAGAATATGACCTGGGCATATTACATTGACAGAGTAATTTTTGCAGTTGAATTCGGTGATGCAATTCCCGGTGTAACCAAAACCTTCGTTTTTGGATTCATTGTCGGACTCGTCGGATCTTACAAAGGATACACCACTGAAAATGGTACCGAAGGTGTCGGCAAAGCTTCTACAAGTGCAGTAGTGGTTTCATCATTGCTAATTTTAATTTTTGATATGGTTCTTGTAAAACTATCACTCTGGATCTGGCCCGTGGTGAAATAATGGTTGAAATTACAGATTTACATAAATCCTTTGGAAGCAACGTTGTACTTGATGGAGTATCAATGAAAGTTAAAGAAGCTGAAAACATGGTAGTATTTGGAAGAAGCGGAACAGGGAAGAGTGTTTTGCTGAAATGTATGATTCGACTTTTAGAACCTGATTCGGGGGAGATCAGTATTCAGGATAAGAAAGTTCTCCAGCTTGATCTTAAGGAACTAAATGAATTAAGGAAAGACATCGGTTTTCTTTTTCAGGGTGCGGCATTATACGATTCGATGAGTGTTAGAGAGAATCTGGAATTCCCCCTCATTAGAAATTTCGATCTGGAAAAAAAAGAAATTGATGAAAGAGTTCATTTTGTACTTGATGCGGTTTCATTACTCGAAGCAATAGACAAAATGCCATCAGAGTTATCCGGTGGAATGAGGAAGAGAATTGGTTTAGCCAGATCGATTATTACCAAACCTAAATTAATGCTATATGATGAACCAACTACAGGACTTGATCCGATCACTGCAAAAGAAATAAGCGTTCTCATTAATGACTTGCAGCACAGATTGAAAATGACTTCTATAGTAGTTACTCACGATTTATTATGCGCTAAAATTATTGCCGACAGAGCCATTGTACTTAACGATGGGAAAATAGTTAAAGAAGGCAGCATAAATGAATTAGTAACATCAGATGATCCACTACTCAAAAACTTTTTTAGTGACGAGATATTTGAAAATAACGGGAGTTTAAAATGAAAGCAGGACTATCCGGTGCCAAGCTCGGTATTTTTATTTTTATCGGAAGCACTCTTCTGGTAATTGGAATTTTTATGCTTGGCAATAAGGAAGCTCTATTTAAACCGACTTTTACTATCAAAGCCTATTTTAATAACATTGAAGGATTACGCAATGGTGCGCCGGTAAAACTAAGTGGTATTGATGCCGGTGCTGTTCAGGATATTCGAGTGGTTGGTGATACAGTCAGCTTAATCGAAGTTAGAATGAGACTCCTGGATGAAATCAGGCACTTCATTACGGTAACGACTGTTGCTGAAATTCAGACTGAAGGCTTGGTCGGAAATAAATTTGTATCTCTAAAAGTTGGTGAAGGTGGAGCTGAACCGATTAAAGATGGAGGAGTAATTCTTGCAAAAGATCCCGTAAGCTTTGCAGATATCATAGAAGAAACTCAAGGTATAATGGGGTACACAAGAGAAATGACGAAGGACCTTTCTGAAATAATTAATAGAATAAATGCTGGCGAGGGGACCGCCGGGAAAATTTTTACTGATGACGCTTTGTACAATGCTGCAACTGATCTGACAAAATCAGCCGATAAAAGTCTTAATTCAATTACCAATGAACTTAATATAATCACACAACAATATAAGTCATTAGGTGTTTCTGTGAATTCAGCTGTTGAGAATATTAATAGAGTTGTTATCGGCATAGATACTCTGATTTCCAATGCCTCAAAAGGAAAAGGTGTGCTTGGTTCACTGTTAGTTGAAGGAACAAGTGCAGATTCAAATCTTCAAGCCCTCATTTTTAATCTGAAAGAGATTTCAGAAGAATCAAAAACTGCAGCAGTTAGTCTATCAGAAAATATGGAAGCATTAAAGCATAACTGGTTGTTTAAGAGTTACTTTGAAGAACGTGGGTATTGGGATGCTTCAGAATATGAAAAAGTAATTGACCGGAAAACAAAAGAATTGGATGAAAAAATTGAATTACTTGACCGGAAAATAGAGGAACTGAAATCACTGGAATCTTCAAATAAATAATTTTTTGAGAATTTTGATTTGGTACCATATTGGAGATAGTTGACATCTGGCAATAAATGTCATAAATTGTTCTCAAATTTTTTCATCACCAATCAAGGAGGCTTAATGAAAATCATCAGAATAAATCCCCTGAAATCTGATGGTAGCGGAAAGACCGCTGCATTTCTGGATATTCAAACGAACGATGGAATTATCATCAAAGGATTTCGGCTCATCAATGGTTCAAACGGACTGTTCCTTTCCTCTCCGGATCAGAAAGGCAAAGACGGCAAGTATTATGAAACCGTCACCCTTCCAAAAGAAATGAAAAGCGAACTCGAAAAGATGGCGCTTGAGGAGTATAATAAAAATAGTAATTGAACAGTTTTTTCTTTAGTTAATATTTGTAGGGGCGAGTCATTGACTCGCCCTTTTGGATTTATTCAAGATGAATAATGAATTTAAGAGATGACATCTTTCAGTGTACTATTTTTGACATAAAAAGATGCCATCTCTTCTCAATAAGCACTCACATTTTCCCCTCTCGTGTATTCAATAAATCCTTAAATTAGCTGGCTTGATTTAAGAATTCTTCTTTTTCTTACTGGCAATATTCTAAAATGAATTACAATAAATCATCAATAAATAATAAACGGATAATCGTAAAAGGTGCACGTGAGCACAACCTCAAAAACCTCAGCTTCGAGATTCCGAGGAACAAGCTTGTTGTGTTTACAGGTGTTAGCGGAAGCGGAAAATCTTCTCTCGTCTTCGATACAATTTATGCAGAAGGACAAAGAAGATATGTTGAAAGTCTTTCATCGTACGCACGACAGTTCCTGGAAAGAATGAACAAACCCGATGTCGATTTCATCCAGGGAATTTCTCCCGCAGTCGCAATTGAACAGAAAACTGTTGCACGAAATTCACGTTCGACAGTCGGAACAACCACAGAAGTTTATGATTATCTTCGACTTCTTTTTGCAAGAATCGGAAAGACAATCTGCTTTCAATGTGGAAAGGAAGTAACACGAGCAACCACAACTACAGTTGTTGATTGGCTTGAGAATCAAATTGATGGAACAAAATTTTATCTCGGCTTTCCGCTGCATCAGCACGAAGGACATACATTAAAAGAAGAAATTGATCTTCTTAAAAAAAGAGGATTCTTCAGAATTTATTCTAACAATAAACTTATTGATCTGAATGAAGAGAAATTTCCGGCAAAGAATGCAAAAGATATCCGGGTGATAATTGAGAGATTTAAATCTGAAAAAGGAAAGATTCGGGAGAAATTATCTGACTCGATTGAAGTTACATTCAAAGAAGGCGAAAACAGACTAATCATCATCAATGCAGATACCGGTGAAGAAAAAGAATTCAACAAATATTACGAATGTTGCGGAATAAGATACGAAGAACCAGAGCCGAGATTTTTTTCTTTTAACAATCCGTTTGGTGCATGTCCTGTTTGCCAGGGATTCAGCAAGACAATCGGTATCGATATGAATCTCGTAATTCCTGATCCGAATCTCAGCATAATGGATGGAGCAATAGCACCTTTTCGTGGTGCAAAGTACAGTTCATTTCTTCGTGACTTGGTTCAGAATGCAAAGCCATTTAAAATTCCGCTTCACGTTCCATTCAAGCAATTGACAGAAAACCAGGTTGAGCTTGTTAAAAAAGGCTTCGGAACATATCATGGAATTGATGGCTTCTTTGAAAAGCTGGAACAGAAAACTTACAAGATGCACGTTCGTGTTATGCTGAGTCGATTTAGAGGCTATACAATTTGTAATGCTTGCAAAGGTTCCCGATTAAGAAGAGAAGCTTTACAGGTGAAGATTTCAGGCAAATCCATTTATGACGTTGTTGCACTTCCGATTGAACATTCACTAAAGTTTTTTGAAGAGCTACACGTTTCTGAATATGATATGCTGATAGCTGAAAGAATTCTGAAAGAAATAATTAAGCGATTAAATTTTTTGAACGATGTTGGCATTGGTTATTTAACGATGGATAGACTAAGCAGTACACTTTCCGGAGGAGAAACGCAAAGAATTAATCTTGCAACTTCGCTCGGTTCATCATTAGTTGGAACTCTTTATGTACTTGATGAACCGACAATCGGACTTCATCCGAGGGATAATATCAGGCTAATTCGGTTACTAAAAAATCTTCGTGATATTGGCAACACAGTGCTTGTTGTTGAACACGATCCGGAAATGATGCAAAATGCTGATCTGATATTTGATATGGGTCCGAAAGCAGGAACAAACGGCGGAGAAATTATTGCAAACGGAACTGTCGATGACATTTTGAAAAACGAGAATTCAATTACAGGAAAATATCTTTCAGGAAGAATGAAAATTCCTCTTCCAAAAAAACGAAACACAAAAAAAACAAAGAGTATTGAAATTGTCGGTGCAAAGGAAAACAACTTAAAAAATCTTTCTCTCGAAATTCCTCTCAACAGGTTTGTTGTAATCACCGGTGTCAGCGGTTCGGGAAAAAGTACGCTCATTCACGATGTTCTTTATGCTGGAGTAGCAAAATATTTCGGAATGGCTCCTTCGCACATTGGAAAGTTTGATGATATTCTCGGCGCAAAATACATTGACGGAATTGAAATTGTAGATCAATCACCGATTGGTAAATCACCAAGGTCAAATCCAATCAGCTATGTAAAAGCATTTGAGCTGATAAGAGAATTATTTGCATCGACACATCAGGCAAAAGCAAGAGGTTACAAGCCGGGATATTTTTCTTTCAATGTTCCCGGTGGAAGATGTGAAACCTGTCAAGGCGACGGTTACATAAAAGTTGAAATGCAGTTTCTTGCCGATCTTTATTTAACCTGTGATGACTGCGGCGGAACCCGTTTCAAAAAAAGAAACGAGAGAAATTACTTATCACGGGAAAAATCTTGTTGATGTTCTTGAAATGACAGTCAGTGAAGCATTGGAATTTTTCAAAGATCACAGAAAAATTCATAACGTCCTTCAGGTTCTTTCCGATGTTGGATTGGGTTACATAAAACTTGGACAGCCTTCGAATACTCTTTCCGGCGGGGGAAGCACAGAGAGTAAAGCTAGCTTCGCATCTTGTTTCAAGCAGGGAAAGCAAGCACACGCTTTTTATTTTTGATGAACCAACAACCGGACTTCACTTCGACGATATTTCAAAGCTGCTCAATTGTTTTAATATGCTCGTTGAAAGAGGAAATTCGGTTGTCATAATCGAGCACAATCTCGATGTAATCAAGTGTGCTGATTACGTAATTGATCTCGGTCCCGAAGCAGGAGAAAAAGGTGGCGAAGTTGTTGCAACCGGTACACCTGAAGAAATTATTGAAGTCGAAGATTCGTGGACGGGGAAGTATTTGAAAGAGTATTTGAATGGGAATTAACGATAATATTCATCCAGCTCCCACTTCAGAGGGTTGTTTATGATTTGCATCTCGTAGGGGTTCAAAATTTTGAACCCCTACATTAAAATACATAATGATTTACACCCGTATAATAACTTTCCCAATACTTTTGCCGGATTGAAAATATTTCAACGCACTAATCAGTTTATCAAACGTAAAAACTTTCCCGATGTGAGGTTTCTTCAGCTTCATATCAATTATTTTGTTGAGCATTTCTCTCAACTCTTCCGGATGATCCCACAAATAAATCAGATTGAAGCCCATCACTGAACGGTTTTTATCTGAAAGAGAAAGCGGATCAATCTTTGGCCGGAATAAATATTTTGGAATAACTTTTAATAGATTTGGCTTTGAGGATTGTGACATAAACTGAGCACCACCGTAAATAATTATTCTTCCTGAAGGTGCAAGTGCATTAAAACTAGCTTCAAATACTTTCCCACCGATTGATTCAAGAACAAGATTAGGCTTTCGTTCTCCAAGAGCGTGAGTGAGCTGTTTACCGAAATTATCTTTCCTTACAATTATTTCATCATAATCTTCGTTGATTAAAAAATTCCTTTTTGATTCTGAACCTATTGTTCCGATTGTATAAGCGCCAAAATGTTTTGCGATTCTGTTTGCAAAAATTCCAACACCTCCTGCAGCACTATGAATAAGTACTGTATGGTTCGGTTTTAAATTTCCAAGTTCAAATAATGAATAATATGCTGTTAACGGCTGTACTACCATCGCCGCACCTTCTTCAAAAGTGTAATCATCAGGAAGATGCAGAATATATTTTTTATCAATATTTAAATGAGTTGCATAAGCACCGAATCTTATTGCACCCATAATTTTTTCACCTATATTGTATTCGTTTACATTTTTTTCTTTGTCGATAATTATTCCGGAGTATTCAAGACCAGGAACAAAACTTCCTTTAGGTGTTGCACTGTATAATCCTTGTATTGCAAAAAGATCGGCGAAGTTCAATCCGATAGCTTTTACCTCCACTGTCACTTCATTTTCTGAAGGTGGTTTCATGTGTTCTTTATAGAGCTGTAAATTATCTATCGAACCAGCTTTTTTGATCCGGTATGTTTTTCTTTTAAGAATAGTGTCTGAATTGCTTTCCATTATGCCTTCTAAAAAAAAGTTTTTAATTATTTTGGAGACCTAATATAAAATTACTTTAACAATCAATTAACTTTTACTGAGTGTTTGTGATGAGAAAGATATATTATTTTACCTTTGGCTTTTTAACAATTCTCACTTCTTTCAGCTTTGCTCAATCCTACTTTGGAGTAGATTTCGATACAGTTAAAGCGCAGAAGTTCGATATGGGAAAAATGTGGACGTTTGAAAATCCTCCGCTCGATTATTTTGAAGAGACTTACGATTTCAGACCAGATCAGGAATGGCTGGATCACGCACAGAAATCAGCATTAAAGTTTGGCGGCGGATGCTCTGCTTCATTTATTTCTGAAGATGGATTGATAATGACAAACCACCATTGCATTCGCGGAACGCTGAGAGATTTGAGCACCGACGAAAAAGATTTGCTGAAGTATGGATTCTATGCTGACAAGCAGGAAAACGAAATGAAAATCCCAAATTTGTATGTGAGTCAGTTAATGCTGATAAAAGATGTAACTGAAGAAATTCAAACCGCAATGAATGAAGTAACATCAGATTCCGAAAAAGTTTTAAGAAAAACCCTGAAGATCGAAGAAATCAAGAAACGATTTTCAGAAAAAAATCCGGAATTGATGTATTCAGTTGTCTCACTTTACTACGGCGGGAAATATTCGCTCTATGGTTACAAAAGATATAATGACATCAGACTTGTTTTTATACCTGAGCTGATGGTATCCAAGCTTGGCGGCGATTATGATAATTTTACTTATCCAAGATACGGATTCGATTGTGCATTCCTTCGTGCTTATGAAAATGATAAGCCGGTTAAGACAGAATATTATTTCAAGTGGAGTTCTGATCCAATTTATGAAAACCAACCTGTTTTTGTTGTTGGAAATCCGGGAAGCACGAACCGGTTGTATACAGTTGCTCAGCTAGAGTATATAAGAGATTTTCAATTTGGATTGCAGTCACCGATGAGGAAAGAGTTGTACAAAATTTATGATGAACTCGTAAAGGAAACCAATGCAGAAGATATGAAGCTGGTAGCTACTTTGTTTAATGTAGGTAATGGTTTGAAAGTTTATGAATCAACAAACCTGGCGTTGCAGGATCCTTTTTTTATGGCCAGGAAAAAAGACTTTGAGAAAAACTTCAGCCATGACATTTATTGTGATCCGGATTTGACAATTAAGTACGGCAGTATCTGGAAGAAAATTGAGGATAACAGAAAAGAAGCTTCAAAATATGCCAATGAAATATTTGCTCTATCCATCAGCTCAACTTATTCACCAAAATATTTTTTTATAGCAAGAGATTTAATAAAACTTGCAGAGCAGTTAAGTCTTGCAGAAAACGAGCGTGAGGAAGCGTACAAAACGGAAAACCTGAATAGTCTGATTGAAAATATTTTTCCTGCAAATTTTGATAAGAGGGTGGAAGATAGAAAGCTTTTAGTTCATTTGGGGGTAGTG
This window encodes:
- a CDS encoding ATP-binding cassette domain-containing protein encodes the protein MVEITDLHKSFGSNVVLDGVSMKVKEAENMVVFGRSGTGKSVLLKCMIRLLEPDSGEISIQDKKVLQLDLKELNELRKDIGFLFQGAALYDSMSVRENLEFPLIRNFDLEKKEIDERVHFVLDAVSLLEAIDKMPSELSGGMRKRIGLARSIITKPKLMLYDEPTTGLDPITAKEISVLINDLQHRLKMTSIVVTHDLLCAKIIADRAIVLNDGKIVKEGSINELVTSDDPLLKNFFSDEIFENNGSLK
- a CDS encoding AbgT family transporter, which encodes MTTDTPPRVKLLDKFLTIIEKVGNALPHPATLFAIFAVAIIFISGIVSALNLEVIHPATGESIKPVSLLTVEGLHMIIVKMVTNFTSFAPLGTVLVAMLGIGIAESSGLMSAGLRLLVIKAPKRLLTFVIVFAGILSNTASEVGYVLLVPLAAIIFLAVGRHPIAGLAAAFAGVSGGYSANLLLGTIDPLLAGLSEEAAHIIDPTYSVNAACNYYFMFVSTFVIAAAGTWVTEKIVEPRLGKYEGGAAPEELNPLTKEEKKGLWYALIAGILLTVIILIGLVPDNGFLRELGTGDLLNSPFMKGIVAFIFIGAGLMGIAFGIGAKTFKNDTDVMKGMGKSIESLGVYMVLVFFAAQFVAYFNWTNIGLIVAIEGAEFLKSSGLGAVPLMISFIIVSGFINLFMGSASAKWAIMAPVFIPMFMLLGYSPEFVQVAYRIGDSTTNIISPMMSYFALIVAFVEKYESKAGIGTVIATMLPYSFFFLLAWTLLFILWMILGLPVGPGAGLFIE
- a CDS encoding septation protein SpoVG family protein, coding for MKIIRINPLKSDGSGKTAAFLDIQTNDGIIIKGFRLINGSNGLFLSSPDQKGKDGKYYETVTLPKEMKSELEKMALEEYNKNSN
- a CDS encoding MCE family protein, with protein sequence MKAGLSGAKLGIFIFIGSTLLVIGIFMLGNKEALFKPTFTIKAYFNNIEGLRNGAPVKLSGIDAGAVQDIRVVGDTVSLIEVRMRLLDEIRHFITVTTVAEIQTEGLVGNKFVSLKVGEGGAEPIKDGGVILAKDPVSFADIIEETQGIMGYTREMTKDLSEIINRINAGEGTAGKIFTDDALYNAATDLTKSADKSLNSITNELNIITQQYKSLGVSVNSAVENINRVVIGIDTLISNASKGKGVLGSLLVEGTSADSNLQALIFNLKEISEESKTAAVSLSENMEALKHNWLFKSYFEERGYWDASEYEKVIDRKTKELDEKIELLDRKIEELKSLESSNK
- a CDS encoding YraN family protein, whose amino-acid sequence is MKLDKKELAKRGEDLAAKILIDNGYQILERNYRFSHGEIDIIAIDPKNGFTVFVEVKARQNLEFGEPEYSITKNKQKQIRKLAELYLYDKGITEIDCRFDVFAILFEDLNNPVVNHYENAF
- a CDS encoding geranylgeranylglycerol-phosphate geranylgeranyltransferase, which translates into the protein MTEKLTAIIKLIRPINFLITFISVIVAAVICLPDKSLGINIFIAAFAASLVMASGNIINDIFDIEIDKINRPERPLPSGKISSRITIVLYFIFLLLSLIFTWLINLPAFLIVAVTNLMLYLYSKIFKRILLVGNIVVALLTGLVFIFGGVVVGNPSVAIIPALFAFLINLIREIVKDMEDVEGDRKADVITFPTKLGLQNSKVLILVITILLVLFTLYPFLTQMYNIEYFIVVMLIVNPILVYSMKLLFENETPGSLNKISNLLKLNMVFGLIAIYFGV
- a CDS encoding ABC transporter permease, coding for MLGGLTNFSMRFFKEVFIPPYEIEQIRKHMIELGMKTLPIVGVTGFIIGLVIAMQLSPVLKRFGAEAFLPGSVGISIVRELGPVICALIFAGRVSSGIGAELGSMRVTEQIDAMEVSGVNPFRYLVVTRIFATTFILPILIVYVIFISLIGAYIAVVLVQNMTWAYYIDRVIFAVEFGDAIPGVTKTFVFGFIVGLVGSYKGYTTENGTEGVGKASTSAVVVSSLLILIFDMVLVKLSLWIWPVVK
- a CDS encoding S46 family peptidase, with the translated sequence MRKIYYFTFGFLTILTSFSFAQSYFGVDFDTVKAQKFDMGKMWTFENPPLDYFEETYDFRPDQEWLDHAQKSALKFGGGCSASFISEDGLIMTNHHCIRGTLRDLSTDEKDLLKYGFYADKQENEMKIPNLYVSQLMLIKDVTEEIQTAMNEVTSDSEKVLRKTLKIEEIKKRFSEKNPELMYSVVSLYYGGKYSLYGYKRYNDIRLVFIPELMVSKLGGDYDNFTYPRYGFDCAFLRAYENDKPVKTEYYFKWSSDPIYENQPVFVVGNPGSTNRLYTVAQLEYIRDFQFGLQSPMRKELYKIYDELVKETNAEDMKLVATLFNVGNGLKVYESTNLALQDPFFMARKKDFEKNFSHDIYCDPDLTIKYGSIWKKIEDNRKEASKYANEIFALSISSTYSPKYFFIARDLIKLAEQLSLAENEREEAYKTENLNSLIENIFPANFDKRVEDRKLLVHLGVVKNNLPPENEIAHILLLGNDVKSSSELILSKSLITTRENVVSLAKSGAEAILNSDDTFIKFILATRDRLKELDLANKNLESSDIVNNQLLGEALYEVFGDAIPPDATGTLRISDGILQGYDYNGTRAPYKTTFYGSLDRYYSFDKKFPYSLPDYWENLPEEFDLSVPFNFASTCDIIGGNSGSPVINIDGEIVGLAFDGNMESHSGRFIYTTEFNRTVSLSAEGMIEAIRDLYKAVNLSSEILNSKIK
- a CDS encoding ribonuclease HII: MKSFDKKYLNSKVKYLAGVDEAGRGPLAGPVVAAAVIFNKNTFIKDVNDSKQLTESKREELFDKIISKALAYSVSIIDHYVIDEINILNASLLAMKKAVDDLKIKPDLILVDGNRAFQSEIPLIPIVKGDSLSFSIAAASILAKVTRDRLMKNLAAQYPEYFWEQNKGYPTKQHRDILLKIGPSPLHRKTFLKNIFAEQQEINFASDYFNDTEL
- a CDS encoding zinc-binding dehydrogenase, which produces MESNSDTILKRKTYRIKKAGSIDNLQLYKEHMKPPSENEVTVEVKAIGLNFADLFAIQGLYSATPKGSFVPGLEYSGIIIDKEKNVNEYNIGEKIMGAIRFGAYATHLNIDKKYILHLPDDYTFEEGAAMVVQPLTAYYSLFELGNLKPNHTVLIHSAAGGVGIFANRIAKHFGAYTIGTIGSESKRNFLINEDYDEIIVRKDNFGKQLTHALGERKPNLVLESIGGKVFEASFNALAPSGRIIIYGGAQFMSQSSKPNLLKVIPKYLFRPKIDPLSLSDKNRSVMGFNLIYLWDHPEELREMLNKIIDMKLKKPHIGKVFTFDKLISALKYFQSGKSIGKVIIRV